In Pseudonocardia sp. C8, one genomic interval encodes:
- a CDS encoding glycoside hydrolase family 32 protein, giving the protein MTDRDTPRHHVRPAAGGWCNDPNGPVRAGGRYHLFQQHNPGSTTWGDIHWSHASSADLVTWTDHGIALAPTPGGRDGLGAWSGCAVVEDGVPTAVYTGMDRTDGIGSVMLARSADDALSTFEADPVPVVDGPPPGTDLLAFRDPYLVEAHGARWGLIGAGHAGGGRPDVLVYRVDRLDEWHYAGSLLDAGDPVAARLAGPADAWECPALLPAGDGRWVLVLSLWVDDITYTTVALTGTLDHGEGLRFRPDGGGGLLDHGRDHYAATALVERDRTLVWGWSWESRSPAASADAGWAGCATFPREVGTHDDGGLRIVPARELVALRGAPLDPGTELPPAYELDLRATTAVPETQVELWLGPSVVVRATPSRGLVELDRSAVPAESSHPVPRPGSVTAAVPAGTAVQLRVLVDGPVLEIYVNDRAVLTEKVYPAPEGTAEVSVPRGDATVELRGWALDPAVAGTGTTGPTL; this is encoded by the coding sequence ACCCCGCGCCACCACGTCCGTCCCGCCGCGGGGGGCTGGTGCAACGACCCGAACGGTCCGGTCCGGGCCGGGGGCCGCTACCACCTCTTCCAGCAGCACAACCCGGGCTCGACCACGTGGGGCGACATCCACTGGTCGCACGCCTCGAGCGCCGACCTGGTGACGTGGACCGACCACGGCATCGCGCTGGCGCCGACCCCGGGCGGGCGGGACGGGCTCGGGGCGTGGTCGGGCTGCGCGGTCGTCGAGGACGGGGTGCCGACCGCCGTCTACACCGGCATGGACCGCACCGACGGCATCGGCTCGGTGATGCTCGCCCGCAGCGCCGACGACGCCCTGTCGACCTTCGAGGCCGACCCCGTCCCGGTCGTCGACGGGCCGCCGCCGGGCACCGACCTGCTGGCGTTCCGCGACCCGTACCTGGTCGAGGCGCACGGAGCGCGGTGGGGCCTCATCGGCGCCGGGCACGCCGGTGGCGGACGGCCCGACGTGCTCGTCTACCGCGTCGACCGCCTCGACGAGTGGCACTACGCCGGCTCGCTGCTCGACGCCGGCGACCCGGTCGCCGCGCGCCTGGCCGGCCCGGCCGACGCCTGGGAGTGCCCGGCCCTGCTGCCGGCCGGTGACGGCCGGTGGGTGCTCGTGCTGTCGCTGTGGGTCGACGACATCACCTACACCACCGTCGCCCTCACCGGCACGCTCGACCACGGCGAGGGCCTGCGCTTCCGCCCGGACGGCGGCGGTGGCCTGCTCGACCACGGCCGCGACCACTACGCCGCGACCGCACTCGTCGAGCGGGACCGCACCCTGGTGTGGGGCTGGAGCTGGGAGTCCCGCTCCCCCGCCGCGTCGGCCGACGCCGGCTGGGCGGGCTGCGCGACCTTCCCGCGGGAGGTGGGCACGCACGACGACGGCGGGCTGCGGATCGTCCCGGCGCGCGAGCTGGTCGCCCTGCGCGGAGCCCCGCTGGACCCCGGCACCGAGCTCCCCCCGGCCTACGAACTGGACCTGCGCGCGACCACCGCCGTCCCGGAGACCCAGGTCGAGCTGTGGCTCGGCCCGTCGGTCGTCGTGCGCGCGACGCCGTCACGGGGGCTCGTCGAGCTGGACCGCTCCGCCGTACCGGCCGAGTCGTCCCACCCGGTGCCCCGGCCCGGATCGGTGACGGCGGCGGTGCCGGCCGGCACCGCGGTCCAGCTCCGCGTCCTGGTCGACGGCCCGGTCCTCGAGATCTACGTGAACGACCGGGCCGTGCTCACCGAGAAGGTGTACCCCGCGCCGGAGGGCACCGCGGAGGTGTCCGTGCCGCGCGGCGACGCCACGGTGGAGCTGCGCGGCTGGGCCCTCGACCCCGCCGTCGCCGGCACCGGCACGACCGGTCCCACGCTCTGA
- a CDS encoding MFS transporter, with protein MERTLKNTSYLQSSLTLLLFFSSWGIWWSFFQIWLTSEESGLGMTGSEVGIVYAANALATLLIMFAYGALQDRLGIRRHLTILAAVAMTLVGPFFIFVYEPLLSHAFLLGVIVGALFLSLGFMAAAGLFEAVSERLSRTYGFEYGQARMWGSFGYAGATLAAGFLFTVDPTLNFALGSVFGLVCLLVQLFWRSPAAPESGTGAHGVPTVPGIREMLGLLKMGRLWLIIVLVFFTWTFYTVYDQQMFPDFYTTLFAAEARGQEVYGVLNGVQVFAEAAMLGVVPVVMRKVGVRTTLLLGVAVMFTRILGSAVFFDPVTISAVKMLHAIEVPLFILGIFRYFTLHFNSALSATVYMVGFQISAQIGNVVLSTPLGALRDSIGYQPTFYVISAVVACAAVYAFFILQKDDQDVHGDPFVRDSGRTKPATSA; from the coding sequence ATGGAGCGGACACTCAAGAACACGTCGTACCTGCAGAGTTCACTGACCCTGCTTCTGTTCTTCTCCTCGTGGGGCATCTGGTGGTCCTTCTTCCAGATCTGGCTCACCAGCGAGGAGTCCGGTCTGGGAATGACCGGCTCCGAGGTCGGAATCGTCTACGCGGCGAACGCGCTGGCCACGCTGCTCATCATGTTCGCCTACGGGGCGCTGCAGGACCGGCTCGGCATCAGGCGCCATCTCACCATCCTGGCGGCGGTCGCGATGACGCTCGTCGGACCGTTCTTCATCTTCGTCTACGAGCCGTTGCTGTCGCACGCGTTCCTGCTCGGCGTGATCGTGGGAGCGCTGTTCCTCTCGCTGGGCTTCATGGCCGCGGCGGGACTGTTCGAGGCCGTTTCCGAGCGCCTGAGCCGGACCTACGGATTCGAGTACGGCCAGGCCCGCATGTGGGGCTCGTTCGGCTACGCCGGCGCGACGCTGGCGGCCGGCTTCCTGTTCACCGTCGACCCGACCCTGAACTTCGCCCTCGGATCGGTATTCGGCCTCGTCTGCCTGCTGGTCCAGCTCTTCTGGAGGTCGCCGGCAGCGCCGGAGTCCGGCACCGGCGCGCACGGGGTACCGACCGTCCCGGGCATCCGCGAGATGCTGGGCCTGCTCAAGATGGGCCGGCTGTGGCTGATCATCGTCCTCGTCTTCTTCACCTGGACCTTCTACACCGTCTACGACCAGCAGATGTTCCCGGACTTCTACACGACCCTGTTCGCCGCCGAGGCGCGCGGCCAGGAGGTCTACGGCGTCCTCAACGGTGTGCAGGTGTTCGCCGAGGCCGCGATGCTGGGCGTCGTCCCGGTCGTGATGCGCAAGGTCGGCGTGCGGACCACCCTGCTGCTGGGGGTCGCGGTCATGTTCACCCGGATCCTGGGCAGCGCCGTGTTCTTCGACCCGGTGACGATCTCGGCCGTGAAGATGCTCCACGCGATCGAGGTCCCGCTGTTCATCCTGGGAATCTTCCGCTACTTCACGCTGCACTTCAATTCCGCCCTGTCGGCCACCGTGTACATGGTCGGCTTCCAGATCTCGGCCCAGATCGGCAACGTGGTGCTCTCCACGCCGCTCGGCGCGCTGCGCGACTCGATCGGTTACCAGCCCACGTTCTACGTCATTTCCGCCGTCGTGGCCTGCGCCGCGGTCTACGCGTTCTTCATCCTGCAGAAGGACGACCAGGACGTGCACGGCGACCCGTTCGTCCGTGATTCCGGACGAACGAAACCGGCCACATCGGCGTAG
- a CDS encoding LacI family DNA-binding transcriptional regulator: MGTRRSGRPTSKDVAKLAGVSHTAVSFVLNGRAEGNIAPATQERIRAAVEELGYRPDTLARGLRRRRTAMLGLVTDHIASSPFAGELLTGAMDTAWAAEHLVLTVDSAGDPEKEAAAVDGLLDRRVDGIVYAAMSPYRAVLPAGLRSTPTVLANCLPAHGDRAAVVPDDRAGGAAATRALLEAGHRRIAVVGGIDDIATAERLAGHRDALAAAGVAEGPVRPGGGDLSDGYALARTLLDGPDRPTGITCYNDRVATGVLLAAARLGIRVPDELSVVGYDDQQILAAHTTPPLTTVALPHRAMGETAVRLLLDALAAGTAPEPQLLRLPCTLVERDSVAPPPG, from the coding sequence GTGGGCACGCGTCGATCGGGGCGGCCGACGTCGAAGGACGTCGCGAAGCTTGCCGGGGTCTCGCACACCGCGGTCAGCTTCGTGCTCAACGGCCGGGCCGAGGGCAACATCGCGCCCGCCACCCAGGAACGCATCCGGGCCGCGGTCGAGGAACTGGGCTACCGCCCGGACACCCTCGCCCGCGGGTTGCGCCGGCGCCGCACCGCCATGCTCGGCCTGGTCACCGATCACATCGCCTCGTCCCCGTTCGCCGGTGAGCTGCTGACCGGCGCGATGGACACGGCGTGGGCCGCCGAGCACCTGGTGCTCACCGTCGACTCCGCGGGTGACCCGGAGAAGGAGGCGGCGGCCGTCGACGGGCTGCTCGACCGCCGGGTCGACGGGATCGTCTACGCCGCGATGTCGCCGTACCGGGCCGTGCTCCCGGCGGGCCTGCGGTCCACGCCGACGGTGCTCGCCAACTGCCTGCCCGCGCACGGCGACCGGGCCGCCGTCGTCCCGGACGACCGGGCGGGCGGGGCCGCCGCGACCCGGGCGTTGCTGGAGGCCGGGCACCGGCGGATCGCCGTGGTCGGCGGGATCGACGACATCGCCACCGCCGAGCGGCTGGCCGGTCACCGCGACGCGCTCGCCGCGGCCGGTGTGGCCGAGGGTCCGGTCCGGCCCGGAGGCGGTGACCTCTCCGACGGCTACGCCCTCGCGCGGACGCTCCTCGACGGCCCGGACCGGCCGACCGGGATCACCTGCTACAACGACCGGGTGGCGACCGGTGTGCTGCTCGCCGCCGCCCGGCTGGGGATCCGCGTTCCCGACGAGCTGTCCGTGGTCGGCTACGACGACCAGCAGATCCTCGCCGCGCACACGACCCCGCCGCTCACCACGGTGGCGCTGCCGCACCGGGCGATGGGTGAGACGGCGGTCCGGCTGCTGCTGGACGCGCTCGCGGCCGGGACGGCGCCGGAACCGCAGCTGCTGCGGCTGCCCTGCACGCTGGTCGAGCGGGACTCGGTGGCCCCTCCCCCGGGCTGA
- a CDS encoding class II aldolase/adducin family protein, producing the protein MAAPTQRPGPSTASPENAFEPTQDGLALPRPPVFDTVEEERTHRKQQLAGAFRIFGRFGFGEGVAGHISVRDPGEPDMFWVNPFGMSFRHIRVSDLILVDHEGTVVQGGRPVNRAGFVLHSAVHAARPDVVAMCHAHAVHSKAWSALGRVLDPITQDACALYENHAVVTDGAGAVVVDEEAGRLLAEGLGDKRAAFHRNHGLFTVGSTVAEAAWWFVSTERNCQAQLLAEAAGTPVLIDPDNARYTRAATGNPHAGWFSFQPLWDEVVRTDPDLFD; encoded by the coding sequence ATGGCAGCGCCGACACAGCGTCCCGGACCGTCCACCGCGTCCCCGGAGAACGCCTTCGAGCCCACGCAGGACGGCCTCGCCCTGCCCCGGCCGCCGGTGTTCGACACCGTCGAGGAGGAGCGCACCCACCGCAAGCAGCAGCTCGCGGGGGCGTTCCGGATCTTCGGCCGGTTCGGGTTCGGGGAGGGCGTGGCCGGGCACATCTCGGTGCGCGACCCCGGCGAGCCGGACATGTTCTGGGTCAACCCGTTCGGCATGTCGTTCCGCCACATCAGGGTGTCGGACCTGATCCTCGTCGATCACGAGGGCACGGTCGTGCAGGGCGGCCGTCCGGTGAACCGTGCGGGCTTCGTGCTGCACTCGGCCGTGCACGCCGCCCGCCCCGACGTGGTGGCGATGTGCCACGCGCACGCGGTGCACAGCAAGGCGTGGTCCGCGCTCGGCCGGGTGCTGGACCCGATCACCCAGGACGCGTGTGCCCTCTACGAGAACCACGCCGTGGTGACCGACGGTGCCGGCGCCGTGGTCGTCGACGAGGAGGCCGGGCGCCTGCTGGCCGAGGGACTCGGGGACAAGCGGGCCGCGTTCCACCGCAACCACGGCCTGTTCACCGTCGGCTCGACCGTCGCCGAGGCGGCCTGGTGGTTCGTGAGCACGGAACGCAACTGCCAGGCGCAGCTGCTCGCCGAGGCCGCGGGCACGCCGGTGCTCATCGACCCCGACAACGCGCGGTACACCCGCGCGGCGACCGGGAACCCGCACGCCGGTTGGTTCTCGTTCCAGCCGTTGTGGGACGAGGTCGTACGCACCGACCCGGACCTGTTCGACTGA